A stretch of DNA from Tigriopus californicus strain San Diego chromosome 11, Tcal_SD_v2.1, whole genome shotgun sequence:
ACCCAGAATTGCCACATACCACTTACAAGGGACATTCACTGAACGGATATCAACCCATGAATGTCCAATAAGGCatgctttttttatattttttaataTTGCCTTTTAGAGACGTGGTTTCTGCTTTGTTAGAAGTATATGATACAAGTTTGATTGAGCTCTTTTCGTTCTACTATCggtaatttgaaatttttatcAATAGATTATTCATTTAAATTTTTGTTCGATTCAGTTGTGCATTTTAGGTACTTTTGAAAAGCGCTGgacaaaaactagaatcataTGAATAAGTTGAAAACAGGCAGTGATTCGTTACAAGCTGTAATTGTTGGACAGCaaatggaaattcaaatttgactgaAATTTTTCAGGCCAAAAAAGAAGATGCAAATCAGTTACTATTTTTAAGGATATCATTGCAAAATACCATCGCTGTAGTAATTTGGGAATCAATTGTGTTTAGAAAGCTATTTACATCGTATTATGTGTAAAAAGAAATAGTTTTATGAAAAGCTCAAGCCAAATATCCCCAATTTTTTGACAACACAGCAAATGCTTGAAGTGGTAAACAGTCAGAGTTGGATTaaatttcaagattaagcttgattaaagttgcaattgacaagtaaGGCATCACActaatgaataatgaaatattgacattcaGGCAGTTTTAATTGACATTGCAAACtgttttcaggtttttctacatgcttaaaaaaagtaaaatattttcatttatcttcTGGGCATTAAAAAGCGtattatattttttggcaatatgTCCAAGATATAACTGGAGAattttgtattcaaatttgatgcaaatgcaatctttgaaagtgtaatatctagtgctggggcaagcTTGGACTCAAacccgagtgcactcgagtctcttactcgattttggaggaattggacGGGCTCAAGTCTCTTAAAAGGGACCCGAGCCcgtcttgtcaaaaaaaaaaaaaatattattttttctttagatttcgcaagacgagtctttttgcttgacctgacttTAATAAAAGACTTGAGGCCTCTGccggactcggcgagtccggcaaaaagtcaaaaattcaGAGGCCCTGTATGAGTCAGACTTTTCCCGGACTCTCCCACAGCACTTGCAATACCTTATCGTTTGCTGAATGAACTATTTATAAAATCAAATCTCTGAAGTCAAGTCGATTCCGGTCAACACAGATCAACCCGAAATTTTATGCCAATGTGTGCATAGGTCAATGCCACAGCTAGTTGGGATATAGTTGGGATTGGGTCAGTTGTCTTCCTGCAGGCAGCTGGTATGGGTGTTGCCTGAAGAGTTGACAATGTCGAAGTTGGTCTGTTAGACCAAACGCAAAAATGCCCCCAAAGAAAGCTTTGGCACTTAAATGATTGACTGAGGGGAGCCCAGTTCTAGTCATCAGGGACTCCACATTGGCTTTGGATTGACCTCTAACATGGTCCATAAGAGCAATCACCAATTCAAGATCATGCACCACTTTCACTTTGTAACTAAGGGAACTGTGGTAATTGGATATACTGCAATCAATTTTCTGTACTACGTGTTGGTTTTACTTTCCACCATACGTCAAAAATGTCTCAGAAAATAATGCAGTCCCTGGAGCTGCTTTGTGGGCTTGTACCTTTCAAGGGAGACCACGTATGATACCGTTTCCTCTTGGTAGAAAGCGGGTTCAGCTAACACAATGAAAGATAGCTAACTACGTGAAGGCGTTTTTAAATGCTTCATTATATGTAAATTTCCTTTCCTGATACCAGTAAGCCGCCTTAAACCCAATGATTGAATATGGCTTTTATGGGATTCTCCTTTGCGATATAGGGTCTTCAGTAGAGCTTACCTAGCTATATGAACATATCAGAGTCTTGACAGGGTAAATATCAGCAGCAGTTGCCGGGAACAGTTAAGTCTTGGAAACGGGATATGGAAGCAACGGAAATTgtgttttcattcatttttgaaggcGAAAAAAATAGATTACCTTAACGTTAGGTCCTCCTTAAGCTAGCTTTTTGTTCTACAATGTTCACTTAGATATATAATTAAACTCTTATATGAATGAAGGGATTGTTTGTCAAAGCTGAGATccaatttgtgtttgcttCAGGTTTCGTCTGCCAAAGATGATGTGGGTTTTGTCCCGGGAGGCCTCCAATCAGCATGGAACACCACAGGGAATCCCACCTCTTTCCGACAAAGAGTCGCCACTCTAATTAATCTTTCCCGAAAAAGAGCCTCCTTTTCCCGTggttagtcagtcagtcagtcgtcCGTCCATTCACTGGGACCACCGATAAGTCAACACGGGAAGTGCAAAGTGGAACAATacccttctccttcttcttcttcttcttctccttctcctcctcctcctcctcctcctcctcctcctctttttctttcgtcttTGACTTGGTTGTGGGCCACCGTGTGTCCCAGTGTGTGGTTCCATCAGGTTCCATGGATCAATCTGACAAGCAACGGTCTTCTGTTGTTTAGTGAGGGCAAGTGAAAGAAGCCGACTTCgaagggaagaagaagaagaacaagaacaagaagaagaagacgaaggaagacgaagaagaagagagcaCCACGGACAAAGCGATCTTGAAAAGACCTTCTTTATACTTGGGTTCCACATGGAACACCTCCCGCTGATTTGGACTAAGTGTGAACACTTTCTTCCCCGTGGCGTAGGACACATTGTGATTCCTCGGATCATTGATCTTTTCCAACAAAAAGCGCCATGGCCATACCCTCGTGTATTGGGGTGGAGACAGGTCTCAGGCCGTTTGAATTGGTCATTTACAATCTGTGGAAACCTCAAataagagggaaaaaatggaaatgttctACACGGTTCCATTAGCAGCGTTCTCCCACTGCCGGCGGGAATTAATTATTCCCGCTTACACGTTCTCGGACTCCTGAAACATGCTTCATTTGTCCAAGGCCAagagaagggaaaaaatgacATCCTCACCCGAGTAGAGCGAACGTGATTGCAAGAAGCTAACGAACGGATCGTTCTTTCCAATTCGTTGGCTATTCGGTTGTTGGTCCCCTCGTTCGCTGTTCCCTGTTCCCTCTTCGCGCTCCAAAATGACGGGTAGAATTAGGGCAGGGCAACTCCTGGTCTGGCTGTTACTTGCCGTTCAAAAGACGGTGCAGGCTAGCATCCCAATCCCTGCTGTGGTGGAAATCACGCAGAAGTGTGTGTCAGGTTTCTGCCTGCCCCTCGAGTACCAGAAATTGGAAACGCCCTTTTCGGATACTTTCAACACCGTGAAAGTGACGGTGGAAATCATGGACGTGCTCCAAGTGAACGACAAAGAGTTCAGCGTGACTCTCACCATGTACTTTTCAGTCCAATGGGAGGAGCCCCGGATCACGACCAATAACACGGTGGGCGAGGGTGAGTGGACTCCCATCGATCTGCAGTTCTTGAACAATCTCTGGGTGCCAAATATCTTCATCTACGATCTTCGATCCTTCTCGGCCATGAGTGTATTGAAAAAGCTAGCCGGCGTCTGGATCGTCGAAGGCAAGGCCATCTACTACAACCAGGCGTCGTCAGTGACCTTCCTCTGTCCCATGCGATTCGACTTGTATCCATTGGACTCTCATGTGTGCAAGTTCCGCGTGGGCAGCACCAATCTGGACATGACCCGCATGAGATTCGCGCCCACTGAGCTCACCTATGACGAGACCACGAGGAACACCATTTTGGATTATGCCGTGACCATGGGCCGACTCCACGAGGACGATCGAATCCTCCCCTACGGCGAATTGGGCAACTACTCCATTACCGGCATCGAGATCACGTTCACTCGACACAAGCTCAAGTATTTGATTGTCTACTACCTACCCTCGGGGTTGTTTGTCGTGGTGTCTTGGGCCAGTTTCTTGATCCCTCCGGAGGTGGTGCCGGGTCGAATGGCCATGCTAATCACCCTGTTCCTGGTGTTGATcaacattttcaacattgTCACCACGAACTCTCCCAATGTGGAGGGCATGACTGCCATTGCTGCCTGGATGGTGGTGTGCATCTTCTTCGTGTTCGGGGCCTTGGCCGGCTATGCGTGGCTCctgtggaagaagaagaagagctgCCTGAAGCGGAAACGCCTCCGGAAGCTGAGCGAGGAGGAGGGCAAGCTCCGCACCCGCCGGAAGGAGGAGTTCCGCTCCAAAGTGGACGACATGTTCCTGGTGACGTTTCCTTTGTTGTTCGCCCTTTTCAACTTGATCTACTGGCCCATGTGTATTCGGACGAATACGGGCTGACCCTCACCGGGGGAGTCGACGGGGCAAGGCGTTCTGCCCATCGGTCAAAATGGACGTTTGTCTCCCCCACAACAACCTTCGCCAGGTCTTCCCTTGGGCATCTATACGACACACTGGCAACGGGCCAATCTCTGCTCCTCGGGTGTGATTAAACGCGGGCGATGCATTGCCGCCTTCCGGGAGGAGGACTACGATATTCAAGGACTCTTCGATGTGACATGACATCAGATTGTTCCTCTCCATCCCAACCATCCTGCTGCTCTACTACCATCTTGGCTCGCCTACGAGATCTTTCGTGGGGCTTTGGCATTGGACCAAGTTCTGTTATTAATTCGATTCCTCTCGAGTGAATCGACGAAAGCAATCGACTTTG
This window harbors:
- the LOC131890664 gene encoding glutamate-gated chloride channel subunit beta-like, producing the protein MTGRIRAGQLLVWLLLAVQKTVQASIPIPAVVEITQKCVSGFCLPLEYQKLETPFSDTFNTVKVTVEIMDVLQVNDKEFSVTLTMYFSVQWEEPRITTNNTVGEGEWTPIDLQFLNNLWVPNIFIYDLRSFSAMSVLKKLAGVWIVEGKAIYYNQASSVTFLCPMRFDLYPLDSHVCKFRVGSTNLDMTRMRFAPTELTYDETTRNTILDYAVTMGRLHEDDRILPYGELGNYSITGIEITFTRHKLKYLIVYYLPSGLFVVVSWASFLIPPEVVPGRMAMLITLFLVLINIFNIVTTNSPNVEGMTAIAAWMVVCIFFVFGALAGYAWLLWKKKKSCLKRKRLRKLSEEEGKLRTRRKEEFRSKVDDMFLVTFPLLFALFNLIYWPMCIRTNTG